Proteins from a single region of Cryptococcus neoformans var. grubii H99 chromosome 5, complete sequence:
- a CDS encoding cysteine desulfurase IscS, with protein MLTTMNSIKPLFRSTPLRLYRNSLSSRIPRRTLVTPTNPVHATVSNVTVDHVKEDPAEHQSGEQIAGEHPSGKEMFGFKLNPVATKTGGSAKSAGRPIYLDMQATTPMDPRVLDKMLPLFTEQYGNPHSRTHAYGWEAEKAVDEARQQVAQLVGAQSKDIVFTSGATESNNMLIKGIAKFHQSKKKHIITTQTEHKCVLDSCRWLSTQGFEVTYLPVLPNGLISINDLTAALRPDTSLVSIMAVNNEIGVIQPLAEISQAIKSWAKENGVTKPLFHTDAAQAVGKIPLDVEALGIDAMSISGHKLYGPKGVGAAYVRRRPRVRLEPLIHGGGQERGLRSGTVPAPLVVGLGEACRIAENEMAADHARIKALSDRLIEGITSRVEHIVRNGDVNGYPGCVNLSFAYVEGESLLMALKDIALSSGSACTSASLEPSYVLRALGAAEDMAHSSLRFGIGRFTTEEEIDLVVHRIVSVVNKLRDMSPLWEMVQEGIDISKIEWSQH; from the exons ATGCTCACCACTATGAACTCGATCAAGCCCCTCTTTCGCTCTACTCCCCTCCGCCTCTACCGCaactctctctcttctagAATACCTCGCCGCACGCTTGTCACCCCCACAAACCCCGTCCACGCCACCGTCTCCAACGTTACCGTAGATCATGTAAAGGAAGACCCTGCAGAGCACCAATCGGGAGAGCAGATCGCTGGCGAACACCCTTCTGGCAAAG AAATGTTCGGCTTCAAGCTCAATCCCGTAGCCACAAAGACTGGCGGCAGTGCCAAGTCTGCAGGCCGACCTATCTACCTCGACATGCAGGCCACTACTCCTATGGACCCTCGTGTGCTCGACAAGATGcttcctctcttcaccGAACAATATGGCAACCCCCATTCACGAACTCATGCCTACGGATGGGAAGCGGAGAAGGCCGTTGATGAGGCTCGGCAGCAAGTTGCTCAGCTCGTCGGTGCCCAATCCAAAGATATCGTGTTTACTAGTGGTGCAACAGAGAGCAACAATATGTTGATCAAGGGCATTGCGAAATTCCACCAGTCAAAAAAGAAGCACATCATTACTACCCAGACCGAACACAAGTGCGTGCTGGACTCTTGCCGATGGCTCTCCACGCAGGGCTTCGAAGTCACTTATCTTCCCGTCCTCCCGAACGGTCTGATCTCTATCAACGACCTTACGGCTGCCCTTCGGCCTGATACTTCGCTCGTGTCTATTATGGCTGTCAACAACGAAATCGGCGTTATTCAGCCCCTTGCCGAGATTTCTCAAGCCATCAAGTCTTGGGCCAAGGAAAATGGTGTCACCAAGCCTTTATTCCATACCGACGCCGCTCAGGCTGTCGGCAAAATCCCCCTAGATGTGGAAGCGTTGGGTATTGACGCCATGTCTATTTCTGGTCACAAGCTCTACGGTCCCAAGGGTGTCGGCGCCGCTTATGTCCGACGACGACCTCGAGTCCGACTTGAGCCACTTATCCACGGCGGTGGTCAAGAGCGTGGTCTTCGATCAGGGACCGTCCCTGCACCCCTTGTTGTCGGTCTCGGCGAGGCTTGCCGGATTGCGGAGAATGAAATGGCTGCCGACCATGCAAGGATCAAGGCTTTGAGCGACAGATTGATTGAGGGAATCACGTCAAGGGTAGAACATATCGTGAGAAATGGTGATGTCAATGGGTACCCCGGTTGTGTCAACTTGTCATTCGCATATGTGGAGGGCGAATCTCTTCTCATGGCCCTCAAG GACATCGCCCTCTCATCAGGATCAGCATGTACTTCAGCTTCCCTCGAACCATCCTATGTTCTTCGTGCTCTCGGTGCCGCCGAAGATATGGCGCATTCGTCCCTTCGATTCGGTATTGGTCGATTCACcaccgaggaagaaatcGACCTTGTCGTGCATAGGATTGTCAGCGTGGTCAACAAGTTGAGGGATATGAGCCCACTTTGGGAGATGGTGCAGGAAGGGATTGATATTAGCAAAATTGAGTGGAGCCA GCATTAA